One window of Pocillopora verrucosa isolate sample1 chromosome 9, ASM3666991v2, whole genome shotgun sequence genomic DNA carries:
- the LOC136283245 gene encoding lactadherin-like, translated as MTASTFNEARHDPKYGRLHERRGHGAWCPKAKTNRKDYLQVDMGTVLYVCAVASQGERIYPAWTTSYKLYLSTAGVTWNAYEETSTAKVFPGNSDQHSVVKHFLTTDVMARYVRFYPVTYHNFPCLRAEIFVRK; from the exons ATGACAGCAAGCACATTCAATGAAGCAAGACATGATCCGAAGTATGGCCGACTTCATGAAAGGAGGGGGCATGGAGCATGGTGTCCTAAGGCCAAAACTAACAGAAAAGACTATCTCCAAGTTGATATGGGTACAGTGCTATATGTTTGTGCTGTGGCTTCCCAAGGAGAAAGGATATACCCTGCATGGACCACTAGCTACAAACTGTACCTATCCACAGCCGGTGTAACCTGGAACGCTTACGAGGAAACTAGCACTGCGAAG GTTTTCCCAGGAAACTCAGACCAACACAGCGTCGTAAAGCATTTCCTCACTACTGACGTCATGGCCAGATACGTTCGGTTTTATCCCGTCACGTACCACAATTTTCCATGTTTGAGAGCTGAAATATTTGTGCGAAAATGA
- the LOC131791378 gene encoding protein kinase C-binding protein NELL2 — MAGRQASFFTTLFFISLVFRDIASQQCHGIYSIYQMMLKGHTYKTFKTTPGTLKCRDICLADDKCQSYNVVMFIAICELNNRTKEARPEDFVKDEYRYYMAKGPKRVPLGSIRDLPAQSCKEIKASEGGQAVSGNYWLDSTRSGNSILARCDMKTKVADFCVKHQCQNDAKCVNRETNYSCACNSSGWTGKYCEKDINECKEGLHGCHVNAICSNTGGSYNCTCKPGFIGDGQNSCKDDNECKEGLHGCHVNAICDNTEGSYNCTCKPGFIGDGRNSCKECGPVGVTDNNTIPDVKMTASSFYDSYQYPYYGRLNETRGAGGWCPKNKSDRTEYLQVDMDEVRSVCGVATQGVLSLTEWTTSYKLRLSTDGVTWSTYRETNFEKVFTGNSDQTSIVKHSLRNDFKARYVRFYPVTFYAWPSLRVEIFELK; from the exons ATGGCTGGTCGACAAGCTTCGTTTTTTACCacgctttttttcatttctcttgtgTTCCGTGACATTGCCAGTCAACAATGCCACGGAATATACTCGATTTATCAAATGATGCTTAAAGGCCATACCTATAAGACGTTCAAGACAACACCAGGCACGCTGAAATGCAGAGACATTTGTCTCGCTGATGACAAATGTCAAAGCTATAATGTCGTCATGTTCATTGCAATATGTGAGTTAAACAACCGGACTAAAGAGGCCAGACCAGAGGACTTTGTCAAGGACGAGTACAGATATTACATGGCGAAAGGTCCAAAACGAG ttccCCTGGGATCAATCCGTGACCTGCCTGCTCAATCGTGCAAGGAAATCAAGGCGAGTGAAGGAGGACAAGCAGTTAGCGGTAATTATTGGCTGGATTCTACAAGATCTGGGAACTCTATTTTAGCTCGTTGCGACATGAAGACAAAAG TTGCAGACTTTTGTGTCAAGCACCAATGCCAAAACGATGCAAAGTGTGTGAACCGTGAAACCAACTACTCGTGCGCATGTAACTCATCTGGTTGGACAGGAAAATATTGcgaaaaag atatcaacgaatgtaaGGAAGGCTTGCATGGTTGCCATGTCAATGCCATTTGTAGCAACACTGGGGGATCCtacaactgtacatgcaaaCCGGGATTTATTGGAGACGGACAAAACAGCTGCAAAG ATGACAACGAATGTAAGGAAGGCCTGCATGGTTGTCATGTAAATGCCATTTGTGACAACACTGAGGGCTCAtacaactgtacatgcaaaCCGGGATTTATTGGAGACGGAAGAAACAGCTGCAAAG AATGTGGGCCTGTTGGTGTGACAGACAATAATACAATTCCAGATGTCAAAATGACAGCGAGCAGTTTTTACGATAGTTATCAGTATCCATACTACGGCCGACTGAACGAAACCAGGGGAGCAGGAGGGTGGTGTCCGAAGAATAAATCTGATAGAACAGAATATCTTCAAGTTGATATGGACGAAGTGCGTTCTGTTTGTGGTGTGGCTACACAAGGAGTACTGAGTTTGACTGAATGGACCACCAGCTACAAACTACGATTGTCTACAGACGGTGTAACTTGGAGCACTTACAGGGAAACGAATTTCGAAAAG GTGTTCACAGGAAACTCAGATCAGACCAGCATCGTGAAACATTCACTCAGAAATGACTTCAAAGCCAGATACGTTCGGTTTTATCCTGTAACATTCTATGCTTGGCCATCTTTGAGGGTTGAAATATTTGAGCTTAAGTAA